A genomic stretch from Alloyangia pacifica includes:
- a CDS encoding DUF1330 domain-containing protein, translated as MKGYWLVLGTDVTDADAQADYGRLWAPIAARYGARVRRGDDAPALVEAGDKSRILLVEFESLALAKACYDDPEYQAARAFALRAATRELVIFAGDLG; from the coding sequence ATGAAAGGCTATTGGCTGGTGCTCGGCACCGACGTGACCGACGCCGACGCGCAGGCGGACTACGGGCGCCTCTGGGCGCCCATCGCGGCAAGATACGGCGCCAGGGTGCGCCGCGGCGACGACGCGCCCGCGCTGGTCGAGGCGGGGGACAAATCGCGAATCCTGCTGGTGGAGTTCGAGAGCCTCGCCCTGGCCAAGGCCTGCTACGACGACCCCGAGTACCAGGCCGCACGCGCCTTCGCCCTGAGGGCGGCGACGCGCGAGCTGGTGATCTTCGCGGGTGATCTGGGCTGA
- a CDS encoding OsmC family protein translates to MTTQTLEKPAKTAMNGVDVPTFLATLGVVGETPEIALFTFRAAGEWLSATHSRTAFTGFHGAMQDMQHRRDYAVECDHPQVLCGADNGVTPVELLLAALASCITAGIGNIASIRQVKLHAVETKIEGDINLNGILGLDKSARNGFTGVRMAVSIRGDAPQETLREIVEQSVARSAVFDVLSNGVPVSVEMAP, encoded by the coding sequence ATGACCACCCAGACCCTCGAGAAGCCCGCGAAGACCGCCATGAACGGCGTCGACGTCCCCACCTTCCTCGCCACGCTCGGCGTGGTCGGCGAGACCCCCGAGATTGCACTGTTCACGTTCCGCGCCGCCGGAGAGTGGCTCTCGGCGACCCACAGCCGCACCGCCTTCACCGGCTTCCACGGCGCCATGCAGGATATGCAGCATCGCCGCGACTACGCCGTCGAATGCGATCACCCGCAGGTGCTCTGCGGGGCCGACAACGGCGTGACCCCGGTCGAACTGCTGCTTGCCGCGCTGGCTTCCTGCATCACCGCGGGCATCGGCAATATCGCCTCGATCCGCCAGGTGAAGCTGCACGCGGTCGAGACGAAGATCGAGGGCGACATCAACCTCAACGGCATCCTCGGCCTCGACAAGTCCGCCCGCAACGGCTTCACCGGCGTGCGCATGGCGGTCTCCATCCGCGGCGATGCTCCGCAGGAGACACTGCGCGAGATCGTCGAGCAGTCGGTCGCCCGCTCCGCGGTCTTTGACGTGCTGAGCAACGGTGTGCCGGTCTCGGTCGAGATGGCCCCCTGA